The following are from one region of the Lytechinus variegatus isolate NC3 chromosome 4, Lvar_3.0, whole genome shotgun sequence genome:
- the LOC121413944 gene encoding uncharacterized protein LOC121413944, producing MATLGVPDANPVVKVNVEDAITDLQLMTIAQQIGPESWRLLGLELGLRELELAHIERDNRSNFAECTYQMLIKWRRDQIDADMALTGLQNALINAKLGAAARQLIRGSTYGMDCAGGGGVLNTTLLKGDNFDVRKLRRELEMKYHSHLCTMRLLPWDARSRVAVDRYFTDIGINLEDTSVRQHTKIPLERHRHNIFTISAARNLPTNRILLQGNAGSGKSTVVAKMALDWMSRHPKSPLKDLPLLFVLPLHKLNEMSNFGDAVREHLLPEDTAFTAEAIDAYVKANPGEAVLVLDGFGGMQKGEAKGDKVGNLMKIIENKRLTECKVLVTSQFWKVAQMKESVIREYTLLEMEGFKVEDTFSYILTYFEDDETMAQGLIRHIEASPNIMETLCPYPLFCSILCHLWEDGFSKDTGRNHLGTTSQTTNYIIRSLWAHLEAKNKDEDFCSDLDRTRHDSEATHGTRLSLLCRRMRSVRKRSIKTGLDKSGLPRHSLKSTMSRLGKVALEKLVSRNPEGELEQKDVAFCREFTEIGLAVGILSQTRGESTGFALPRGFQNENLKGVRFSHKGVMVKCAAIYLASLFKRNHAKFAEILKLIKDKFIAQAFEGLLLLSCGEDANVAREILQHLSSVSASHDLLLKCYFESPEEESVDEEMARIFKEKYYVALNSPGRDSFSALKYFLKRRSTGDSVIRKLLISAPPLSSLQSFVEALDIEHCRSISTVSLSWCDLEETKTSALIYALGNLPSLTELEMPGSTIGPSFIQNISRLPEGCFKSLESLKLPICTASADTVFEAVFWSDKFPVLQKAFLTIQDVGSDSAKHIDENTMQGHTPKDLRKISLKLSSLGLHGSLRFAKTLAHSAKLKTLSLVNCSFHPDFFSRVGELLAVRKVVLHMENWKEFHLETFLKKCPRLCHMEINSPSSSRHEDVEETLKVIPRIMTCLPSLNTMHVSVGLGCDFTANDDTLVAICDALKMCNILNRLIITGIKMTTNRGMDIIRTCRGGSVRIVALNACFRPGEDLTELRLLRDEVNRGKDMVVEC from the exons ATGGCCACTCTTGGAGTTCCTGATGCTAACCCTGTAGTTAAGGTCAACGTTGAGGACGCCATAACCGATCTTCAGCTCATGACTATCGCCCAGCAGATAGGGCCCGAATCATGGCGTCTCTTAGGACTGGAGCTGGGATTGAG GGAGCTTGAATTAGCCCACATTGAGAGGGACAACCGCTCCAACTTTGCTGAATGCACGTACCAGATGCTAATCAAGTGGCGTCGGGACCAGATTGATGCTGACATGGCTCTTACTGGTCTTCAGAACGCACTGATAAATGCCAAGTTGGGTGCAGCTGCACGCCAACTAATCAGAG GATCTACATATGGCATGGACTGCGCTGGCGGTGGTGGTGTCCTCAACACGACCCTGTTGAAGGGAGATAACTTCGACGTCCGGAAACTCCGGAGGGAACTCGAGATGAAGTACCACTCTCACCTTTGCACCATGAGATTGTTGCCTTGGGATGCGAGATCAAGGGTAGCCGTGGATCGTTATTTTACGGACATTGGTATCAATCTTGAAGATACCTCAGTGAGGCAACACACTAAGATTCCTTTGGAACGTCATCGCCACAATATCTTCACCATCAGCGCGGCGAGGAACTTGCCAACCAACCGGATTCTTCTTCAAGGAAACGCAGGATCAGGGAAATCGACGGTTGTTGCGAAAATGGCCCTCGACTGGATGTCACGTCATCCGAAATCACCCCTCAAAGACCTCCCGCTTTTGTTTGTGCTCCCTTTACATAAGCTGAATGAAATGTCCAATTTCGGCGATGCGGTTCGGGAACATTTGCTTCCAGAGGACACGGCGTTTACAGCTGAAGCAATAGACGCATACGTGAAAGCAAATCCAGGAGAAGCTGTGCTTGTCCTTGATGGATTTGGTGGAATGCAGAAGGGCGAGGCAAAAGGTGACAAGGTCGGGAATCTGATGAAGATTATTGAGAACAAACGTCTCACAGAATGCAAGGTTCTTGTGACATCGCAGTTCTGGAAAGTAGCACAGATGAAAGAGTCAGTCATTCGAGAATACACCCTTCTGGAAATGGAAGGTTTTAAGGTAGAAGATACATTCTCCTATATCTTAACTTACTTTGAGGATGACGAAACGATGGCACAGGGTTTGATCCGCCACATTGAAGCCTCACCGAACATCATGGAGACTCTATGTCCATATCCTCTATTTTGTTCTATCTTATGCCATCTTTGGGAAGACGGTTTTTCCAAAGACACAGGAAGAAATCATCTTGGAACTACCAGCCAGACgacaaattacatcattcgCAGCTTATGGGCGCATCTCGAGGCTAAGAACAAGGATGAAGATTTTTGTAGTGACTTAGATCGGACAAGACATGATTCAGAGGCAACGCATGGAACAAGATTGTCTCTTCTCTGTCGAAGGATGAGGAGTGTTAGAAAACGGTCGATCAAAACGGGACTTGACAAGTCTGGTCTCCCAAGGCATTCGCTTAAATCAACGATGTCCCGGCTCGGCAAGGTTGCTCTGGAGAAGTTAGTATCAAGGAACCCTGAAGGGGAGTTGGAACAGAAAGACGTTGCTTTTTGTCGCGAGTTTACAGAGATTGGTTTAGCAGTAGGGATTCTATCTCAAACTCGAGGGGAAAGCACGGGCTTTGCACTACCTAGAGGTTTCCAGAATGAAAACCTGAAAGGCGTGCGATTTTCACACAAGGGGGTGATGGTGAAATGTGCAGCTATATATCTAGCGTCTCTCTTTAAGAGAAACCATGCCAAATTCGCTGAGATACTGAAGCTCATTAAGGACAAGTTCATCGCTCAAGCATTTGAAGGATTGTTGCTGCTATCTTGCGGTGAAGATGCTAATGTGGCAAGGGAAATTCTACAACACCTTTCTTCTGTTTCAGCGTCACACGACCTACTGCTGAAATGCTATTTTGAAAGTCCTGAAGAAGAATCAGTGGATGAGGAAATGGCTCgaatattcaaagaaaagtaCTATGTTGCACTGAACAGCCCAGGGCGCGATTCATTCTCTGCTCTTAAATATTTCCTTAAGAGAAGAAGTACTGGTGATTCTGTGATCAGGAAGTTGTTGATATCAGCTCCTCCCTTGAGTAGCTTGCAGAGCTTCGTGGAAGCCCTTGACATTGAGCATTGCAGAAGCATTTCTACCGTTAGTTTGTCCTGGTGTGACCTTGAAGAAACCAAAACGTCAGCACTGATCTATGCACTCGGAAATCTTCCCTCACTAACTGAATTAGAGATGCCTGGATCAACAATAGGGCCATCATTCATCCAGAACATAAGTCGCCTGCCAGAGGGATGTTTCAAAAGCCTTGAAAGCCTCAAACTACCAATTTGCACCGCAAGTGCTGATACAGTATTCGAGGCGGTGTTCTGGTcagacaaatttcctgtacTCCAGAAGGCCTTTCTCACTATACAAGATGTGGGCTCCGACAGCGCCAAGCACATAGATGAAAATACTATGCAGGGACATACTCCGAAGGATCTTCGGAAGATATCTTTGAAGTTGAGCTCTCTGGGTCTTCACGGATCTCTGCGATTTGCCAAAACACTTGCACACTCTGCGAAGCTGAAGACTCTGTCCCTTGTCAACTGTAGCTTCCATCCTGACTTCTTTAGCCGGGTCGGTGAGCTACTGGCTGTGAGAAAAGTTGTCTTGCACATGGAGAATTGGAAAGAGTTCCACTTGGAGACATTCTTGAAGAAATGCCCTAGACTTTGCCACATGGAAATCAATTCCCCATCGTCTTCTCGGCATGAAGACGTTGAGGAGACGTTAAAGGTGATCCCTCGAATCATGACCTGTCTGCCAAGCTTGAATACCATGCATGTATCTGTGGGTCTCGGCTGCGACTTCACAGCGAATGACGACACGTTGGTAGCGATTTGCGATGCCCTAAAGATGTGCAATATTTTGAACAGACTAATCATCACCGGGATTAAGATGACCACGAACCGCGGAATGGACATCATTCGAACATGCAGAGGTGGCTCTGTCCGAATCGTTGC TCTTAACGCATGTTTCAGACCGGGAGAAGATTTGACAGAGTTGAGACTTCTTCGTGACGAGGTGAACAGAGGAAAGGATATGGTTGTTGAATGTTGA